A genomic window from Sulfurospirillum oryzae includes:
- a CDS encoding MotA/TolQ/ExbB proton channel family protein, with protein sequence MKRIKVLKAYLIIWLFILYVVYTNAELLGVFFMATVIFSTAIVGLLAVGSLYQIVSGYDIMMLGGTFGALAYKKTGYEFYIKSIDSLLPANIAHMLKMRKSQQKMLFTQEESRNIIEWLDSKFRKQKAYINFFINTAMLIGLLGTFVGLVEAIDNMGQIILGLNGDIDIKQIMQDFSGPLSGMAIGFGASLFGVVCAVILGINGYILFRSQDTLISGVENWLKDRIIDIAPEMLGRSTASMATDLPEQRKSFMDIFLEQMNNFTGEISKLTKSNENFHAMAQTLTSMKAVMDEQQATFQKIAGSQENYVQKFDAFSEYAKKADEIKAQQQHHDKAAMQAVLEEHGQLLTQSANTLLALNNGIVNVNNKMELQHQISEKVVALSEQQLIQDATLHKETLQAVDQLLVGVERGTERVVTVLNQHENKLDVMIQDLGTTSRVLSEIYTQLEASGHVLLNIASAQTHHFDETLKAYSTMQEQMKMLDRALNLEITTLESLGTQRAQEHAVVVENQQKAQGVFETIAVTIETTKQTLLTVLDVQEIFKAEAKEASQESLQAVVEVQRALALNKASLESLLVAHENFHTRYFNAQYETKNTLQQISQGVTAENHISTELLQASTLINQTQKMNAEQERELLGALGDELARIEAFNQSAMEHKKEFEEAYFKHSDEKQTYVVAELGQKIEQTQEQLETMAQSLKNIEEVIARLDKHNALHGTGVADEIKGFFSSLFHKNS encoded by the coding sequence ATGAAACGTATTAAGGTCCTTAAAGCATATCTGATTATCTGGCTCTTCATTCTTTATGTTGTGTACACCAACGCAGAACTACTGGGTGTCTTTTTTATGGCAACGGTGATTTTTAGTACAGCTATTGTTGGCTTGCTCGCTGTTGGATCACTCTATCAAATTGTCAGTGGCTACGATATTATGATGTTAGGCGGTACCTTTGGGGCACTTGCCTATAAAAAAACAGGGTATGAATTTTACATAAAAAGTATCGATTCTCTTCTACCTGCGAATATTGCGCACATGCTTAAGATGCGTAAAAGTCAACAAAAAATGCTTTTCACGCAAGAAGAGTCACGCAATATTATCGAATGGCTTGATAGTAAATTCCGTAAACAAAAAGCCTACATAAACTTCTTTATTAACACGGCGATGCTTATAGGCTTACTTGGAACGTTCGTAGGCTTGGTTGAAGCAATCGACAATATGGGCCAGATTATTTTAGGGCTCAATGGCGATATTGACATTAAACAAATTATGCAAGATTTCTCTGGTCCTCTTTCAGGTATGGCTATTGGTTTTGGCGCGTCGCTTTTTGGTGTTGTTTGTGCGGTTATTTTGGGTATCAATGGTTATATTTTATTCCGTTCGCAAGATACATTGATTAGTGGTGTTGAAAATTGGCTCAAAGACAGGATTATTGATATTGCACCTGAGATGCTTGGTCGAAGCACGGCTTCTATGGCAACCGATCTTCCTGAGCAACGCAAAAGCTTTATGGATATTTTTCTTGAACAGATGAATAACTTTACGGGTGAAATTTCTAAACTGACCAAATCCAATGAAAATTTTCATGCTATGGCGCAGACACTAACGTCAATGAAAGCAGTTATGGATGAACAACAGGCAACATTTCAAAAAATAGCAGGTTCTCAAGAAAATTATGTGCAAAAATTTGATGCTTTTTCTGAATATGCTAAAAAAGCAGATGAAATAAAAGCACAACAGCAGCATCACGATAAAGCAGCCATGCAAGCTGTATTGGAAGAGCATGGTCAGCTGCTTACGCAAAGTGCCAATACCCTTTTAGCTCTGAATAATGGCATTGTCAATGTGAATAACAAAATGGAGCTTCAACATCAAATATCTGAGAAAGTCGTAGCACTGAGCGAGCAACAGCTCATTCAAGATGCAACGCTACACAAAGAGACGCTTCAAGCAGTCGATCAGCTCTTAGTGGGTGTTGAGCGTGGCACTGAACGCGTTGTCACTGTGTTAAATCAGCATGAAAATAAACTGGATGTGATGATCCAAGACTTAGGCACAACATCGCGTGTTCTTTCTGAAATTTACACTCAACTGGAAGCGAGCGGTCACGTTTTACTGAACATTGCCTCAGCCCAAACACATCATTTTGATGAAACACTCAAAGCGTATAGTACGATGCAAGAGCAAATGAAGATGTTAGATAGGGCACTTAATCTCGAAATCACAACACTCGAATCTTTAGGCACGCAAAGAGCGCAGGAACATGCTGTGGTAGTTGAGAATCAGCAAAAAGCGCAAGGTGTTTTTGAGACGATAGCCGTGACGATAGAAACGACAAAACAGACACTATTAACGGTTTTAGACGTGCAAGAAATCTTTAAAGCTGAAGCCAAAGAAGCCTCCCAAGAATCGCTTCAAGCCGTCGTGGAAGTCCAAAGAGCTTTAGCTCTTAATAAAGCATCACTCGAATCACTTTTAGTTGCGCATGAGAATTTCCATACACGCTATTTCAATGCACAGTATGAAACCAAAAATACATTGCAACAGATCAGCCAAGGTGTGACGGCTGAAAATCACATTAGCACGGAGCTTTTACAAGCATCAACGCTTATCAATCAAACACAAAAAATGAATGCTGAACAAGAGAGGGAACTTTTGGGTGCGTTAGGCGATGAGTTGGCACGCATAGAAGCGTTTAATCAATCAGCGATGGAACATAAAAAAGAGTTTGAAGAGGCGTATTTTAAACACAGCGATGAAAAACAAACCTATGTGGTCGCAGAACTTGGTCAAAAGATTGAGCAGACACAAGAACAACTTGAGACAATGGCACAATCACTTAAAAATATTGAGGAAGTTATTGCTCGACTTGATAAACATAATGCACTTCATGGTACGGGTGTTGCCGATGAAATCAAGGGCTTCTTTAGTTCGCTCTTTCATAAAAATTCATAA
- the aspA gene encoding aspartate ammonia-lyase, which produces MLTRIEHDLIGDKEISNECYYGVQTARAVENFHITGVTLGSFPTFIESIAKVKKAAALANYELNLLAETKKNAIVEACDAIIAGKFHDQFVVDMIQGGAGTSTNMNANEVIANIGLEILGHKKGEYTYLHPNNDVNLSQSTNDAYPTALRVALYEKLGELGESMSIIKNSFAKKSSEFKDVIKMGRTQLQDAVPMTLEQEFRTYAVMIGEDIQRVHEARQLVREINMGATAIGTGINAHPDYAKTVEAKLQEVTGRPFITAGDLIEATQDTGAYVQISGVLKRVATKMSKICNDLRLLSSGPRTGFGEINLPAMQPGSSIMPGKVNPVIPEVVNQVCFQVIGTDIAVTMACEAGQLQLNVFEPLIAYNLFNSINMMKNAFETLAYTCVDGITANAERCKALVLNSIGLVTALNPYLGYENSTIVAKEALESGGSVYEIVLAKGLLDKEQLDEIIKPENMIQPHNFGLSEKSKFNKI; this is translated from the coding sequence GTGTTAACCAGAATCGAACATGATCTTATCGGCGATAAAGAGATTTCTAATGAGTGTTATTATGGTGTTCAAACAGCGCGTGCAGTCGAGAACTTTCACATTACAGGTGTGACGCTTGGCAGCTTTCCAACATTCATCGAGTCCATAGCTAAAGTTAAAAAAGCGGCTGCTTTAGCCAACTATGAACTCAATCTCCTTGCTGAAACTAAAAAAAATGCTATTGTTGAAGCCTGCGATGCCATCATTGCAGGCAAATTTCACGATCAATTTGTGGTTGACATGATCCAAGGAGGGGCTGGGACTTCCACGAATATGAATGCTAATGAAGTAATTGCCAACATTGGTTTGGAAATTTTAGGGCACAAAAAAGGCGAATACACATACCTTCATCCTAATAATGACGTTAACCTCTCCCAGTCTACCAATGACGCTTATCCCACAGCCCTTCGCGTGGCACTCTATGAAAAACTGGGCGAGCTTGGGGAGTCTATGAGCATCATCAAAAATTCGTTTGCAAAAAAGTCTAGTGAATTTAAAGATGTCATCAAGATGGGAAGAACCCAACTTCAAGATGCAGTTCCGATGACCTTAGAGCAAGAGTTTCGCACTTACGCCGTGATGATCGGTGAAGACATACAAAGAGTACACGAAGCAAGACAGTTGGTGCGCGAGATCAATATGGGAGCAACGGCGATTGGAACAGGCATTAACGCGCATCCTGATTATGCCAAGACCGTAGAAGCGAAACTGCAAGAGGTGACGGGTCGTCCTTTCATTACTGCGGGCGATCTTATCGAAGCAACGCAAGACACGGGCGCTTATGTGCAAATCTCAGGCGTTCTCAAACGTGTTGCGACCAAAATGTCCAAAATCTGCAATGACCTCCGCCTTTTAAGTTCAGGTCCACGTACAGGCTTTGGTGAGATTAACCTTCCTGCGATGCAACCGGGAAGTTCCATCATGCCAGGCAAAGTCAATCCTGTCATCCCCGAAGTGGTCAATCAAGTCTGTTTTCAAGTCATAGGTACGGACATTGCCGTCACGATGGCATGCGAAGCGGGACAACTCCAACTCAATGTTTTTGAACCCCTCATCGCTTATAACCTTTTTAATTCCATTAATATGATGAAAAATGCCTTTGAAACATTGGCATATACGTGTGTTGATGGTATTACTGCCAATGCCGAGAGATGTAAAGCACTCGTGCTTAATAGCATTGGTCTCGTTACGGCTCTTAATCCTTACCTCGGTTATGAAAACTCAACCATCGTCGCCAAAGAGGCATTAGAGAGCGGTGGTTCTGTCTATGAAATCGTTTTAGCTAAAGGATTATTGGATAAAGAGCAACTTGATGAGATCATTAAGCCAGAAAACATGATACAACCCCACAATTTCGGGCTTTCTGAAAAAAGCAAGTTTAATAAAATTTAA